From the genome of Elusimicrobiota bacterium, one region includes:
- a CDS encoding alginate export family protein: MRRFLSLSLALALVYSISLPVRAELLKNVKLDGSIETRSFGIDNETDRNGTADDYRSETNVRVMVGTNFDLLDDVHARLLVDRSPRMGTAAGTVTTVQDTLTLDNAYVKIDKVFGSVDLTIGRQFLGPSDSDLNVFFGPNGDDLLTVASVDSFRADTTIGNGLLRICGVAGQLASVASPARNANQVAGGPLTYYGGEIGSEKLVPHAYAGLYYYTMQTHIQKSAAAVGNNTLTATGLRVQGGLLPGLGYHAEYIQNFGRANATAGTPAYHGNAAFLGLKYGTEVAKLPVRAQLEVGRGSDDFLAINPAKRFGLIWGEHSTYGPSALNRNQANGLCNLKVADIGVGVNPLAKLGVDVNAYRFMYDAGTVANNGKTSAGTEYDLILSWKHSDNVSFEVNAATFQVGDALQNAGTATSPITRLGSDVKIKF; the protein is encoded by the coding sequence ATGCGAAGATTCTTAAGCCTGAGCCTCGCGCTTGCGCTGGTATACTCCATTTCTCTTCCAGTCCGCGCGGAGCTTTTGAAAAACGTCAAACTCGACGGCAGCATTGAAACACGGTCATTCGGGATCGATAACGAAACGGATCGCAACGGCACGGCGGATGATTACCGGAGTGAAACCAACGTGCGTGTCATGGTGGGAACGAACTTCGACCTGCTGGATGATGTCCATGCGCGTCTTTTGGTCGACCGCTCGCCCAGAATGGGAACAGCGGCCGGCACGGTGACAACCGTTCAGGATACGCTGACCCTCGACAACGCCTACGTCAAAATCGACAAGGTCTTCGGCTCGGTGGATCTGACGATCGGCCGGCAGTTCCTTGGACCGAGTGACAGCGATCTGAACGTGTTCTTCGGCCCGAATGGGGATGACTTGCTGACGGTCGCCTCGGTGGATTCCTTCCGCGCGGACACGACGATTGGCAACGGCTTACTGCGCATCTGCGGTGTGGCTGGGCAACTCGCTTCCGTTGCTTCTCCGGCACGGAACGCCAATCAAGTTGCTGGTGGTCCTCTTACGTACTACGGAGGCGAAATCGGTTCCGAGAAACTCGTTCCGCATGCCTATGCGGGTCTGTATTATTACACCATGCAAACCCACATTCAAAAATCCGCTGCCGCTGTAGGGAATAACACTCTGACGGCAACGGGACTTCGGGTTCAGGGAGGTCTTCTGCCGGGTCTTGGTTACCATGCCGAGTACATTCAAAACTTCGGCCGGGCGAATGCCACCGCAGGAACTCCTGCCTACCATGGCAACGCCGCCTTTCTGGGCTTGAAATACGGTACCGAAGTGGCGAAACTCCCGGTGCGTGCGCAACTTGAAGTCGGCCGCGGTTCGGACGACTTCCTGGCGATTAATCCGGCCAAGCGCTTTGGATTGATCTGGGGTGAACATTCGACCTATGGTCCTTCCGCACTGAACCGGAACCAAGCGAATGGCCTCTGCAATCTAAAGGTTGCCGATATCGGGGTGGGCGTCAATCCATTGGCTAAGCTCGGTGTAGATGTGAACGCCTATCGGTTCATGTACGACGCCGGCACTGTTGCCAACAATGGAAAGACCAGCGCTGGAACCGAGTATGACCTCATTCTCTCATGGAAGCATTCGGACAACGTAAGCTTCGAGGTGAATGCGGCCACCTTCCAGGTGGGGGATGCGCTTCAAAATGCGGGAACGGCTACCAGTCCGATCACACGGTTGGGTTCAGACGTAAAGATTAAGTTCTAA
- a CDS encoding alginate export family protein: MKTRAVFTLSLLFFCIHPSYTASILDIGTQYRLRGISVSKADFGASSGQDYGFYSQRALAHVSGRFSPNIEMMTQFQAIGLAGSSATITNPFSTPAGNRYPNANFSPWVQWAYMKASQLYDLPVDLTIGRQPIMLGDGMILSDDDLGFTGLRLQSRLPLYGLQADAFTFKVQDSLIGSSDTDIYGFQISKPTRNIRYQLTWVMERDNSGTTLYARPSENISSGTLAGTDLRASHITRNFYDARIEGRLLEGGFYKGEFALQNGQVNRSSVTLGTVDLSGYAFLISAGLFTRFSKYGPIEIHGTFGMASGDSGDARKDSSFRPTHGRRFDGMERSGFGEFYGATLYDATSSSSALAANSTGLPPGFSGMRVIGAGVTAHPTSLVSVGIDYFVFNAMETAGLNFPASSTESSLGTELDAGIGFAYTSYLSFRGSVALFSPGKAYAYRDNATRFLVEAVGRF; this comes from the coding sequence ATGAAAACACGCGCCGTTTTTACCTTAAGCCTGCTTTTCTTTTGCATACACCCCTCTTATACCGCTTCCATTCTCGATATCGGCACGCAGTATCGTCTCCGCGGCATCTCGGTGAGCAAGGCTGATTTTGGGGCCTCCTCCGGTCAGGATTACGGTTTCTATTCTCAACGCGCGCTGGCGCATGTCAGCGGGCGCTTCTCACCCAATATCGAAATGATGACCCAGTTCCAGGCCATCGGCCTGGCGGGATCCTCGGCTACGATTACCAACCCGTTTTCAACTCCGGCGGGGAACCGTTATCCGAACGCCAATTTTTCTCCGTGGGTCCAGTGGGCTTATATGAAGGCCAGCCAGCTCTATGATTTGCCGGTGGATCTCACCATCGGCCGCCAGCCGATCATGCTGGGAGACGGAATGATCCTGTCCGATGACGATCTGGGTTTTACCGGATTGCGCCTCCAGTCGCGATTACCCCTCTACGGGCTTCAGGCGGATGCCTTTACCTTTAAAGTGCAGGATTCCCTCATCGGTTCAAGCGATACCGACATCTACGGTTTTCAGATCAGCAAGCCCACCCGCAACATCCGTTACCAACTCACCTGGGTGATGGAGCGGGACAACAGCGGCACAACCCTTTACGCCCGCCCCTCTGAAAATATCAGCTCCGGCACGCTGGCCGGGACTGATCTCCGGGCGTCCCATATCACACGCAACTTTTATGATGCGCGCATTGAAGGACGCCTTCTCGAAGGAGGCTTCTACAAAGGGGAATTCGCCCTTCAGAACGGGCAGGTGAACCGCAGCAGCGTGACCCTGGGAACGGTAGACTTGAGCGGGTATGCGTTCCTGATCTCCGCAGGCCTTTTTACACGTTTCAGTAAATACGGTCCCATCGAAATACACGGGACCTTCGGCATGGCCAGCGGGGATTCCGGAGACGCTCGCAAGGATTCTTCTTTCCGGCCGACGCACGGGCGTCGTTTTGACGGGATGGAACGCAGCGGATTCGGCGAATTCTACGGCGCGACGCTTTACGACGCGACGTCATCGTCCTCTGCCCTCGCTGCCAATTCCACAGGCCTCCCTCCCGGCTTTTCCGGGATGCGTGTGATCGGCGCCGGCGTCACAGCCCATCCGACATCCCTTGTCTCCGTCGGAATCGACTATTTTGTCTTTAACGCCATGGAAACCGCCGGATTGAATTTCCCAGCCTCCAGCACCGAAAGCTCTCTGGGGACTGAACTCGACGCCGGGATCGGCTTCGCTTACACGTCCTACTTGAGTTTCCGAGGGTCGGTCGCGCTTTTTTCTCCTGGCAAGGCTTATGCTTACCGAGACAATGCCACACGTTTCCTGGTGGAAGCGGTCGGACGCTTTTAG
- a CDS encoding glycoside hydrolase family 57 protein, with protein sequence MTAEPVLSVLILWHQHQPYYKDPLTNRYELPWARLHAIKDYYDMVAILDEFPKIRLNFNLVPSLLTQLDDYASGRAQDKFVELTLKRAGDLSFEDRNFLLLNFFMAHWENMIDPYPRYRELLEKRGRSAHLEDLSRIQNYFKQQDWLDLQVWFNLSWFDPTWRERDPFIRKLHEKGKGFSEEEKQELIQKQLAICGLVVAKYKEVQDRGQIEVTASPFYHPILPLLSDTNSALMAMPQVILPKERFRHPEDARTQIDKALADHERRFGKRPRGMWPSEGSVSEQTAELFAQSGVEWVATDESVLAQSVSPAPFTREEIYEPYQFQAGGKTLRFFFRDHELSDAIGFVYPGWNATDAVNDFIERLHGIRSRLIKKDGNQPRSHVVSVILDGENCWEYYQQDGLPFLRELYKRLSEDPTLETVLASDTLAKAGEIRTLSKLWAGSWINANFGIWIGHREDNTAWDLVTRTRDYLTRHLEKHPEQASSPSAQLAWEEIYIAEGSDWCWWYGDDHSSANDGTFDYLFRKHLMNVYSLTGDKPPEDLHLPIKVKRVGPAVRPPIDFITPQIDGRVTSYFEWQSAGLYETEAGTTGTMHRAQNLLKSIYYGFDLQTIYFRFDLSKPLDAQVLQGITLSIIFLNPEGYEVWVKFQGLATTVQLKALTNPPDNPLLDLPNGVAKKVIEVAVPLKHLPAMEGQSLQIQVEVELDGQKKERWPTETTISIPYPTQDTFAESWLI encoded by the coding sequence ATGACCGCTGAACCTGTTTTATCCGTCCTGATCCTCTGGCATCAACATCAGCCTTACTATAAAGATCCGCTGACCAATCGATACGAGCTCCCCTGGGCCCGCCTGCACGCCATCAAGGATTACTACGACATGGTGGCGATTCTGGACGAATTCCCGAAAATCCGCCTCAACTTTAATTTAGTCCCTTCGCTTCTGACTCAATTGGATGATTATGCTTCTGGCCGGGCCCAGGACAAGTTCGTGGAGCTCACGCTCAAGCGCGCGGGGGACCTTTCCTTTGAAGACCGGAACTTTCTACTTCTGAACTTCTTCATGGCCCATTGGGAAAACATGATCGATCCCTATCCCCGTTACAGGGAGCTTCTGGAAAAACGCGGGCGGTCAGCCCATCTGGAAGACCTGTCCCGCATTCAGAACTACTTCAAGCAGCAGGATTGGCTCGACTTGCAGGTCTGGTTTAATCTGTCATGGTTTGATCCGACCTGGCGCGAACGAGACCCATTTATTCGCAAGCTCCATGAGAAGGGGAAAGGTTTCTCAGAAGAGGAAAAACAGGAACTCATCCAGAAACAACTCGCGATTTGCGGTCTCGTCGTCGCCAAATACAAGGAAGTTCAGGACCGCGGGCAGATCGAGGTTACCGCTTCTCCGTTTTACCACCCGATTCTTCCCTTGCTGAGCGACACGAACTCGGCCCTCATGGCCATGCCGCAAGTGATTCTTCCCAAAGAACGGTTCAGGCACCCGGAAGACGCCCGGACCCAAATTGATAAAGCGCTCGCCGACCATGAACGGCGCTTTGGCAAACGCCCTCGCGGGATGTGGCCTTCCGAAGGGTCTGTTTCCGAACAGACGGCAGAACTTTTTGCCCAATCCGGAGTCGAGTGGGTGGCCACCGATGAGTCGGTTCTGGCGCAGTCTGTTTCACCCGCTCCGTTTACACGCGAAGAAATCTATGAACCTTATCAATTCCAGGCGGGGGGAAAAACGCTCCGTTTCTTCTTCCGAGATCACGAACTCTCAGACGCCATTGGTTTCGTTTACCCGGGCTGGAACGCAACGGATGCCGTAAACGATTTCATCGAACGGTTGCATGGGATCCGGTCCCGTCTCATCAAGAAAGACGGAAATCAGCCCCGTTCTCATGTGGTTTCCGTTATCCTGGATGGGGAAAACTGCTGGGAATACTATCAACAGGACGGCCTTCCCTTTTTGCGTGAACTCTACAAACGCCTTTCCGAAGACCCGACGCTGGAAACCGTACTGGCTAGCGACACCCTCGCCAAGGCGGGGGAGATTCGAACACTCTCCAAACTCTGGGCCGGCTCCTGGATCAACGCCAACTTTGGCATCTGGATCGGACACAGGGAGGATAACACGGCCTGGGATCTCGTCACCCGGACACGGGATTACCTGACGCGCCATCTTGAAAAACATCCGGAACAAGCCTCTTCACCATCGGCTCAACTCGCCTGGGAAGAAATCTACATCGCGGAAGGCAGCGACTGGTGTTGGTGGTATGGGGACGACCATTCCTCGGCCAATGACGGCACATTCGATTATCTTTTTCGGAAACACCTGATGAATGTCTACAGTCTAACGGGAGATAAACCACCGGAAGACCTGCATCTACCCATCAAAGTGAAGCGTGTCGGCCCGGCGGTCCGGCCCCCGATCGATTTCATCACACCCCAGATCGATGGGCGGGTCACCAGCTATTTTGAATGGCAATCGGCCGGACTCTATGAAACCGAGGCGGGAACAACAGGAACCATGCACCGCGCCCAAAACCTGCTTAAATCCATTTATTACGGCTTCGATCTGCAGACTATTTACTTCCGTTTTGACCTCTCGAAACCTCTGGATGCCCAGGTTTTGCAGGGAATAACCCTCTCCATTATTTTTCTGAATCCGGAAGGATATGAGGTCTGGGTGAAGTTCCAGGGACTGGCCACAACCGTTCAACTGAAGGCCCTGACAAACCCTCCCGACAACCCGCTTTTAGACCTTCCAAATGGGGTGGCGAAGAAGGTCATTGAAGTCGCCGTACCTTTAAAACACCTGCCTGCAATGGAAGGTCAATCGCTCCAGATCCAGGTGGAAGTCGAGCTGGACGGCCAGAAAAAGGAACGCTGGCCTACCGAAACAACCATTTCCATACCCTACCCAACTCAGGACACATTTGCCGAATCCTGGCTGATTTAG